GGGTCGTTGACGGTCGGATCGCCGATGGTGAGGGCCGGCCGGGCCACTAGCCTGGCCGGTGTGCTTCCGCTTGAAGGTGTGACCGTCGTCAGCCTGGAGCATGCCGTGGCGCTGCCGTTCGCGACCCGGCACCTGGCCGAGCTGGGCGCACGGGTGATCAAGGTCGAGCGTCCGGGGCGGGGGGACTTCGCGCGTGACTACGACCGCGCGGTGCGCGGTGGGATGTCGGCCCACTTCTCCTGGCTGAACCGCTCCAAGGAGTCGCTGACCCTCGACCTGAAGGCCCCCCGGGCCCGGGCCGTGCTCGACCGCCTCGTCGGCCGGGCCGACGTGGTCGCGCAGAACCTCGGGCCGGGAGCGGCGGCGCGTCTGGGCCTCGACGCGGCCACCCTCGTCGCCCGCCGTCCCGAACTCGTCGCGGTGGACCTGTCCGGCTACGGCCCGACCGGCCCCTACCGCGGGCGGAAGGCCTACGACATGCTCGTCCAGGCCGAGGCCGGCCTGATCGCCGTCACCGGGAGCCCGGACCACCCCGCCAAGGCCGGATTCGCCGCCGGTGACGTCGCCGCGGGCAGCTACGTGATCCAGGCCGTGCTCTCCGCGCTGCTGCGCCGGGGGCGGTCGGGCGCCGGCGCGGCCCTGGAGATCGCCATGCTCGACGCCCTCACCGAGTGGATGGGCTTCCCGGTCCAGACGGTCGAGCACACCGGGGTCGAGCTGGCCCGGTCCGGGATCGGCCACCAGTCGATCGCGCCCTACGAGGCGTTCCGGACGGCTGACGGCGACGACGTGCTCATCGGCGTCCAGAACGACGGGGAGTGGGCGAGGCTCGCCCGGGGCCCGCTGGGCCGGCCCGACCTGGCGGACGACCCCGCGTTCGCGACGAACCAGGCCCGCGTGCGCAACCGGCAGCGCACCGACGCCGTGGTCGCCGCCGCCGTCGCCACGCTGGGCACGGCCCGGCTGGAGGCGGGCCTGGCCGCGGCCGGGGTGGCGTACGCCCGGGTGAACACCGTCGCGGGCCTGCTCGCCCACCCCCAGCTCGCCGCCCGTGGACGCTGGATCGAGGTCGGCTCCCCGGTCGGCCCGGTGCGCCAGACCAGGCCGGTGGTCGAGTTCCCCGGGGAGGACGCCCGCCTCGACCCGGTGCCCGCCCTGGGCGAACACACCGACCGCATCCTCGGCGAGCTCGGCCTCGACGCGGCCGAGATCACCGACCTGCGAGCCGCCGGCGAGATCTGACACCCCGCCGGAGCGGCCCGGCCCCGACCCGCCACCGGCCATCCGGCACCAGCCGCCAGCCGCCGGCACTGGGCGCCGGCCGCACCGCTTTCTGGCACGCTCGGGCGGCATGAGCTGCGTCAGGCGAAGGCCCTGGGCGGGCTGCTGGCGGCGGTGGACCTGACCGTGCCCGCGGACATCCCGGCGACCTTCCACGGCCGGGACGTCTTCGCGCCGGCGGCGGCCGCGCTGGCCACGGGCCGTCGCGCCCGGCGAGCTGGTGCTCTACCTGGATTCGGGTGGTCTGGTCGCGGTGGCCCGCCGGGACGGCGACGCGGCGCGCGGTCTGTGGCTGGCGCCCGGGGACCGGGTGATCATCACCCCGGCCTGAAACCGTTGGCCCGGCCCGGCGCGGGAACAGGCCGGCGCGGGGCCGACGCTCAGCAGAAGCCGGGCGTGCCGTACCAGGCGGCCGGCGCCTCCGGGACGTCGTCCCGTCGCACCGTGCCCTCGATCCGGCCGTAGGGACGGTCCGCGGCCAGGTAGACGGTGTTCGGGTTGTCCAGGCCGAACGGTTCGAGGTCGACCAGGAAATGATGCTTGTTCGGCATCGACATGCGAATCTCGGCGACTTCCGGGAAAGCGGTGAGGGCCGCCCCGCCCATCTGGTGCAGAGTCTGTTGCAGTGCGAGGCTGTGCTCGGCCGCGAAGGTCTCGACGAGTGCGCGCGGTATCCCGGTGGCCAGGCGGGCGAAGTCGACACCGGACATGCCCTCGGCGTCCAGGTAACGCCAGCGCGCCGTGACCTCGGTGGCGAGGATCCGATCAGACGTCTCGGCCAGGGTGGTGTAGCGGTCGCGCGGGAATCCGTGGAACTCCGAGCCGGTTGACTTGAGCACGACCAGCCCGGCGAGTCCGGACACGGCGTGGACGGCGTCCGCCTCCACCGTGACCACGGTCGTTCGCGTTCCGCGTCCCGACCGGACGAAGGAGTGGTCGTGTTCCCGCCCGTCGACCGTGATCCTTTCCCATTCGTGTCGCTCGATCTCGATCCGCGCCCCGGTGACCCAGTCGGCGGTGGTCGTGAAATGCCGGCCCAGCCGGATCGCGAACTGTTCGATCTCGCCTATGCCGCCGTCCCGGGCGAAGGCGTACACGACGTTCTTCTGCGTGTCGGTGGTGAGAACGTGGCTGTTGTCGCCGCGGAGGTGGGCGGCGGCGAAGTCGCCGCGCAGCGCGGTGGAGACCGTCAGGTCGGTGATCCGGTGCGCCGGTGCGGACCGGTCCACGTGGACGAGCCGTACCTCGGCCTTGCCGTACTGGTTCGGCCCGAGAACGATGGCCATGAGCACCTTCCGTGATCGAGCGGAGCGCGCCGGGGCCGACCGGCCGCGGTGGCGCCACGGCCCGGCCCCGACCGCCGGACGCCCCATTCTGGTGTGCCCGCGGGTGCTGTTCGGTTGGGGGACCGTTTCGGTGCCGTTTCCCGATCGGGCGCGGCTGATCTTTTCTCGTCGTGCCCGCCGTCCCGGCGGATGGCCGTCGGGGGGCGGGTGTTCGGGTACCGGACGGTGGGTCGCCGCCGGCCCGGCCGCGACATGGCACGAAAGGCTGACTTCGTTCCGTGTTTTTTCCGGCACTTATCGTCGCCATCGCTGTCTGATTACCGACAATGTTGCGGCGAGGGGCTTCCGTGTCCGGCCCGGTGCGGCCTCGGCGCGCAACGTCGGATAAGAGTCGTGCGTCGGATCAACCGGCGTGGGAGGGGTTTATGGCAGCTAGCCGGAGAGTGTCGCTCTCCGCAGTCGAAGTATTGACGAAAAGTAGTTGTCCGGCGAGTGTGCTGGGGTTTTCCCGTGATCGACGGGACGTGGTTCTGGGTCGTGGGTACGGTCCGCTCGTGAGTGGTCGAGCGAGCGCACATTCTGTTTCCGAGACGTCGCTTTCCGTGGCGACATCGCGTTTCGTCGTCCCCGCACTCCGTGCGGTGTCCGCAGGTCACGGCGGCCCGCTGTCCGGTAAGCCGCGAACCGGCGCGATGCGTTGCCCCGCCTCACCGGTTCGGTCTTCGGAAGTAGGCCACGCATGTCCCGCTCGATGACGAGCTTGATACGCGCGCCCCGAGGCGCGGTCCCGTCCGTCTCCGATCTCGGTTCCGATCAGGGCCGGGCCGCCGACCGCGGGCGGGTGTCCGCCGCCCGAGGGTGGCCGGTCCGCCGCCGACCGCGAGCCGAGCGAGCCGAGCGGTCCGCCGGGATCGTCCGGTCGAGGCTCGCCGCGGCCTCCGGTGCGCTCGCCACGGCCGTGGTCCTGGCCGCCTGCTCCTCCGGGGGAGGTGGCGGGGGCACCGGCGCGGCCCCGAACGAGCCGCCGCGCCCGGCCGCACCGACCGTGACGGTGACCCCGGCCGACGGCGCCGCCGGCATCGCGCTCACCGAGTCGATCGTGGTGAAGAGCAACGCGCCGCTGGCCTCGGTGACCGTGGCCCGTGGTGCGAGTCCGACGGAGAAGACCGACCCCGGCACGCTGGAGGGCACCTACTCCGCCGACCGCCGGACCTGGACGTCCGCTGGTGGGCTGTTCTCCGACACCCGCTACGACATCCAGGCGGCCACCGTGGCGGCCGCGGGGGTGGACGGCACCAGGAACATCACGTCGAGCTTCACCACCGGCATCCCTGACAAGGCGTTCAAGGTGTCCTGGGAGCCGGTCGCCAACCAGACTGTCGGGGTCGGTGCCCCGATCAGCCTGACCTTCAGCGCTCCGGTCAAGGACCGCGTGGCGGTGCAGAGCCGTCTCGTGGTGAACGCGGACCCGCCGATCCTCGGCGCCTGG
This genomic stretch from Parafrankia discariae harbors:
- a CDS encoding CaiB/BaiF CoA transferase family protein translates to MVRAGRATSLAGVLPLEGVTVVSLEHAVALPFATRHLAELGARVIKVERPGRGDFARDYDRAVRGGMSAHFSWLNRSKESLTLDLKAPRARAVLDRLVGRADVVAQNLGPGAAARLGLDAATLVARRPELVAVDLSGYGPTGPYRGRKAYDMLVQAEAGLIAVTGSPDHPAKAGFAAGDVAAGSYVIQAVLSALLRRGRSGAGAALEIAMLDALTEWMGFPVQTVEHTGVELARSGIGHQSIAPYEAFRTADGDDVLIGVQNDGEWARLARGPLGRPDLADDPAFATNQARVRNRQRTDAVVAAAVATLGTARLEAGLAAAGVAYARVNTVAGLLAHPQLAARGRWIEVGSPVGPVRQTRPVVEFPGEDARLDPVPALGEHTDRILGELGLDAAEITDLRAAGEI
- a CDS encoding L,D-transpeptidase, encoding MTSLIRAPRGAVPSVSDLGSDQGRAADRGRVSAARGWPVRRRPRAERAERSAGIVRSRLAAASGALATAVVLAACSSGGGGGGTGAAPNEPPRPAAPTVTVTPADGAAGIALTESIVVKSNAPLASVTVARGASPTEKTDPGTLEGTYSADRRTWTSAGGLFSDTRYDIQAATVAAAGVDGTRNITSSFTTGIPDKAFKVSWEPVANQTVGVGAPISLTFSAPVKDRVAVQSRLVVNADPPILGAWNWMSDRMAVWRPQQYWTPGTKVHVEANLAGFDSGTGWIGVKDRSMDFAIGAAQISKVDAATHVMQVFQNNQLVRTMPISGGKPGFLTMEGPHNVLGKAPMVIMDSATVGVPKGNPDYYYEEVQWAVHYTSGGQYVHSAPWSVGSQGRANVSHGCVNASPADAQWFYNFSQFGDIIDISNTGRPADTSQLGNEWSVPWDTWKAGSALPVDQPATSGSLAGAAPGAALPAGRT
- a CDS encoding SAM hydroxide adenosyltransferase, whose amino-acid sequence is MLYLDSGGLVAVARRDGDAARGLWLAPGDRVIITPA
- the pucL gene encoding factor-independent urate hydroxylase, yielding MAIVLGPNQYGKAEVRLVHVDRSAPAHRITDLTVSTALRGDFAAAHLRGDNSHVLTTDTQKNVVYAFARDGGIGEIEQFAIRLGRHFTTTADWVTGARIEIERHEWERITVDGREHDHSFVRSGRGTRTTVVTVEADAVHAVSGLAGLVVLKSTGSEFHGFPRDRYTTLAETSDRILATEVTARWRYLDAEGMSGVDFARLATGIPRALVETFAAEHSLALQQTLHQMGGAALTAFPEVAEIRMSMPNKHHFLVDLEPFGLDNPNTVYLAADRPYGRIEGTVRRDDVPEAPAAWYGTPGFC